In a single window of the Acidobacteriota bacterium genome:
- a CDS encoding class I SAM-dependent methyltransferase has protein sequence MPRNGRETKTKTQGLYDRIADVQNLAMKLNGYRDSVAKYLRSLDLNINSDSLVLDAGSGTGIVTHAFQDAGFRPKNVVALDISHKSLEVLRSETRKRKKNVVRTDCVQANVLAMPFADETFDLLLICGVLEYTPLDDGLREAARVLKKGAPLVFLPVKPSIVGSVLELLYKFKTHPLSKVRETASEYFNIAGNYEFPITEPISWSKTIFLLEKK, from the coding sequence ATGCCGAGGAACGGACGCGAGACCAAAACGAAAACCCAAGGACTCTACGACCGCATCGCCGATGTCCAAAATCTGGCGATGAAGCTGAACGGCTATCGCGATTCCGTAGCTAAATACCTACGCTCGCTTGACCTGAACATCAATTCTGATTCGCTCGTTCTCGACGCAGGCAGCGGCACCGGCATAGTAACGCACGCATTCCAGGATGCGGGTTTTAGGCCGAAAAACGTCGTCGCTCTCGATATCTCGCACAAGTCCCTGGAGGTTCTCCGCAGCGAAACGCGCAAACGCAAAAAGAACGTTGTCCGGACGGATTGCGTTCAGGCGAACGTACTCGCAATGCCGTTCGCAGACGAAACATTTGACCTGCTGCTGATATGCGGAGTGCTGGAATATACGCCGCTGGACGACGGTCTCCGCGAAGCCGCACGTGTGCTGAAAAAAGGGGCTCCGCTTGTTTTTCTGCCGGTCAAACCGTCTATCGTCGGCTCAGTTCTCGAATTGCTATACAAGTTCAAAACGCATCCGCTTTCGAAGGTTCGTGAAACGGCATCTGAATATTTCAATATCGCGGGCAATTATGAATTCCCGATCACCGAACCCATTTCGTGGTCAAAGACCATCTTCCTGCTTGAAAAGAAATGA
- a CDS encoding carboxypeptidase regulatory-like domain-containing protein — MFTSVVAFGQGTTSRITGSVTDSTGAAVAGAAVTLTNEATNLRLTTTTSGSGTYVFDLIQPGFYKVSV, encoded by the coding sequence GTGTTCACCTCAGTTGTGGCTTTTGGACAAGGCACCACATCCCGTATTACGGGCAGTGTTACTGATAGTACAGGAGCTGCCGTTGCAGGAGCAGCAGTCACCCTGACAAACGAGGCGACCAATTTAAGGCTGACCACTACTACCAGTGGAAGCGGGACTTACGTTTTCGACCTGATACAGCCGGGGTTCTACAAAGTCTCGGTCTAG
- a CDS encoding TlpA family protein disulfide reductase, which translates to MHKFLTILLLTVFAFAAYGQSGRPANTPSPNGDAEEKPAVKTLFEEANSYTKNKIAEFEEKKVPFSDRLLERTRLEQRQLAARYAAESGTRDDLKGEDRYYIGMLHWIAENLDGSVAAFSQFLTGEDADPGKRQTARSILVVSLAKQKKTADAETVLADYLKAEPQKLNELSRMRGEMAKVYQMQKDFARMTPHALAAYESAKSLLPSAQSRARGLDEILDAGMLVFESYRDRGMTAEADTSLDEMRKTAAAAQSVSIYYFAVDEKVKYMIETGRKPAALAFFRTAIDNIAKEVPQRQLALDITNRLNRREKNYRLLGEDAMELSANSVWFPGDARTLASMKGKVVLLDFWATWCGPCFDAFPKLIDWHNTLSDKGLVILGITRIYGESYGLPPDPAEQLAFLKNFREKERLPYDFVVMRDISAHAMYGATALPHAVLVDRKGKIRYIETGTSPLRMSQMQAAVEKLIAE; encoded by the coding sequence ATGCACAAATTTCTCACAATTCTGCTTCTGACGGTGTTTGCTTTCGCAGCCTACGGCCAGTCTGGCCGACCTGCAAACACACCCTCGCCCAATGGCGATGCTGAAGAAAAACCGGCGGTCAAGACGCTTTTCGAGGAAGCTAACTCATACACCAAGAACAAGATAGCGGAATTTGAAGAAAAGAAGGTCCCTTTTTCCGACCGCCTACTCGAACGCACGCGACTGGAACAGCGTCAGCTCGCGGCTCGCTACGCGGCCGAATCCGGCACGCGTGACGACCTCAAAGGCGAGGATCGCTATTACATCGGCATGCTGCATTGGATCGCCGAAAATCTTGATGGCTCCGTGGCCGCATTTTCGCAGTTCCTGACGGGCGAAGACGCAGACCCCGGGAAGCGGCAGACCGCTCGTTCGATCCTCGTCGTATCGCTTGCCAAGCAGAAAAAGACCGCTGATGCCGAAACGGTGCTTGCAGATTACCTAAAAGCAGAGCCGCAAAAATTGAACGAGCTTTCGCGCATGCGAGGCGAGATGGCGAAAGTGTATCAGATGCAGAAGGATTTCGCCCGAATGACGCCGCACGCTCTTGCCGCGTATGAAAGCGCCAAGTCGCTGCTGCCGTCCGCACAGTCACGGGCACGCGGACTCGACGAAATACTCGATGCCGGAATGCTCGTTTTCGAATCATACCGCGACCGCGGAATGACAGCAGAAGCGGACACATCGCTCGACGAGATGCGAAAGACCGCCGCGGCCGCACAGTCCGTCAGCATCTACTATTTTGCCGTCGATGAAAAGGTAAAATACATGATCGAGACGGGCCGCAAACCGGCTGCTCTTGCGTTTTTCCGCACTGCAATCGACAACATCGCCAAAGAGGTTCCGCAGCGTCAGCTCGCCCTTGATATCACCAACCGCTTAAACCGCCGCGAGAAGAATTACCGTCTGCTCGGCGAGGACGCGATGGAACTTTCAGCAAATTCCGTCTGGTTTCCGGGCGATGCACGAACTCTCGCAAGCATGAAAGGCAAGGTCGTTCTGCTGGATTTTTGGGCGACATGGTGCGGCCCTTGTTTTGACGCATTCCCAAAACTCATCGATTGGCACAACACGCTCAGCGACAAGGGCCTCGTCATCTTGGGCATCACACGCATATACGGTGAATCTTATGGATTGCCCCCGGATCCGGCCGAACAACTCGCATTCCTGAAGAATTTTCGCGAAAAAGAACGCCTGCCCTATGACTTTGTGGTGATGCGCGACATTTCGGCACATGCAATGTACGGTGCGACGGCACTGCCGCACGCCGTTTTGGTCGACAGAAAAGGCAAGATACGCTACATTGAAACCGGCACGAGCCCTTTACGAATGAGCCAGATGCAGGCGGCGGTCGAAAAACTGATCGCGGAATAG
- a CDS encoding dicarboxylate/amino acid:cation symporter translates to MGKLALHWRILLGMAAGVIFAAILIQFSWGKGFIVDWIKPFGTIFINVLKLIAIPLILASLVKGISDLNNITQLSKIGFRTLGFYIMTTVLAVSLGLVIVNLIKPGSAVTEDTRAQLMASYEKQAGDRITAAEKQKQAGPLKPLEDLVPENIVAAASSNGNMLQVIVFAIFFGIGLILIPKESAAPVKGFFSGLNDVVLKMIDLIMLAAPFGVFALLAAIVAEAPGTDLFIALLWYAVSVVLGLALLYCMYLTLVWVFTKRSPSFFLKGIIPAQLLAFSTSSSAATLPVTMERVTEHLGVDEEVASFVLPIGATVNMDGTSLYQAVAAVFIAQTFGMDLSLGVQLGIILTATLASIGSAAVPGAGMVMLVIVLAQAGIPEVGLALIFAIDRPLDMCRTTINVTGDATVSMIVANSIGKLGDPKPVEWDERLDEVI, encoded by the coding sequence ATGGGAAAACTAGCTCTTCATTGGCGCATACTGCTGGGAATGGCCGCGGGCGTTATTTTCGCCGCGATATTGATCCAATTCAGTTGGGGCAAAGGCTTTATTGTCGATTGGATAAAGCCCTTTGGGACAATATTTATCAACGTCCTGAAACTGATAGCGATACCGCTGATCCTCGCATCGCTTGTCAAAGGCATCTCTGATCTTAACAACATTACGCAGCTTTCCAAGATCGGATTCCGGACTCTTGGTTTCTACATAATGACCACCGTGCTCGCGGTCAGTCTGGGGCTGGTTATCGTGAATCTCATAAAGCCGGGCAGTGCCGTCACTGAAGACACTCGTGCCCAACTGATGGCGAGTTACGAAAAGCAGGCCGGCGACCGGATCACGGCGGCCGAAAAACAGAAGCAGGCAGGCCCGCTAAAGCCGCTCGAGGATCTCGTTCCTGAGAACATAGTCGCCGCTGCCAGCTCTAACGGCAACATGCTGCAGGTCATTGTATTTGCCATATTTTTCGGCATCGGGCTGATTCTGATCCCCAAAGAGAGCGCCGCACCGGTAAAGGGGTTTTTCTCCGGGCTGAACGACGTCGTACTCAAGATGATCGACCTGATAATGCTGGCGGCTCCGTTTGGTGTTTTCGCCCTTTTGGCTGCCATCGTTGCTGAGGCTCCGGGCACTGATCTGTTTATAGCTTTGCTTTGGTATGCCGTCTCCGTTGTCTTGGGGTTGGCGTTGCTCTATTGCATGTATTTGACCCTCGTTTGGGTGTTCACAAAGCGTTCCCCGTCATTCTTTTTGAAAGGGATCATTCCTGCGCAACTCCTTGCATTTTCAACAAGTTCCAGTGCCGCGACATTACCGGTGACCATGGAGCGGGTAACCGAGCACCTTGGTGTGGACGAGGAGGTCGCGAGCTTTGTACTGCCGATCGGAGCGACCGTAAATATGGACGGCACAAGCCTTTATCAGGCTGTCGCGGCCGTGTTTATCGCACAGACGTTCGGGATGGATCTGAGTCTTGGCGTGCAGCTCGGCATCATCTTGACCGCGACGCTAGCATCTATTGGATCTGCGGCAGTTCCCGGAGCAGGCATGGTGATGCTGGTGATCGTTCTCGCCCAGGCGGGCATTCCTGAGGTCGGCCTAGCCCTCATCTTTGCCATCGACCGGCCGCTAGATATGTGCCGAACTACGATAAACGTCACCGGCGATGCTACCGTTTCGATGATCGTTGCAAATTCGATCGGCAAGCTCGGTGATCCAAAGCCGGTCGAATGGGATGAACGGCTGGATGAGGTGATCTAG
- a CDS encoding rhomboid family intramembrane serine protease: MFPIGDDNTGNHRTPYVNYVFIGINLVVFLLLQQIGGNDAFTYAFSLVPKEILSGTDINGAVTIKDEFGKILGEITHYETPLPVYFNFLSSMFMHGSIMHIAGNMMFLWVFGDNLENLLGHFRFAVFYLFCGFAAAIAQIAIEPWSVIPMLGASGAISGVLGGYLLMFPRNPVRAIILNMVTTVPAFVALGLWIAYQLVVGYLAPSGVGGVAYAAHIGGFFAGLFAVRIFAIGKM; the protein is encoded by the coding sequence ATGTTCCCCATCGGCGATGACAATACCGGCAACCATCGGACGCCCTACGTTAACTATGTGTTCATCGGGATAAATCTGGTGGTCTTTCTTCTGCTTCAGCAGATCGGCGGCAACGATGCATTCACATACGCGTTCTCGCTTGTTCCCAAGGAGATACTTTCAGGAACGGACATAAACGGAGCCGTCACCATTAAGGACGAGTTCGGCAAGATCCTTGGTGAGATCACTCACTATGAAACGCCGCTGCCGGTCTATTTCAACTTTCTGAGCTCGATGTTCATGCACGGCAGTATCATGCATATCGCCGGAAACATGATGTTCCTCTGGGTATTTGGGGATAATTTGGAGAACTTGCTGGGGCATTTTCGCTTTGCGGTTTTCTATCTTTTCTGCGGTTTTGCCGCGGCGATCGCTCAGATCGCTATCGAGCCTTGGTCTGTGATACCTATGCTTGGAGCATCGGGCGCCATCTCGGGCGTGCTCGGCGGATATCTGCTGATGTTCCCGCGAAATCCGGTCAGGGCGATCATACTAAACATGGTTACAACTGTTCCGGCGTTTGTCGCACTGGGGCTTTGGATCGCTTACCAATTGGTCGTTGGATATTTAGCACCGTCCGGGGTCGGCGGTGTCGCCTATGCGGCCCACATCGGCGGGTTCTTTGCCGGACTTTTCGCAGTAAGGATATTTGCAATCGGCAAGATGTGA
- a CDS encoding dicarboxylate/amino acid:cation symporter → MPNNPNEYEYELTTDLDDDTPDSPSGIPLHTKIFIGLAVGVVGGLAVNWTLGGKDPWVEWAVENFTRPIGQLFLNLLLMIVIPLVFSSLIVGVSGIGDIRKLGRIGAKSFAYTLVISAISVVIGLTLANTIRPGERISPETAAELKAEFSSGASAATEAQRKAAEASKADTALMQVVKTIVPSNIFNSISGASPNMLHIMFFALLIGISITLLPTAVSSPFVGVMESLFAISAKIIDIVMKFAPYAVACLLFNNISQFGTDLLLSLGWFVATVLLGLSIHFFGVYSISVWFLSRISPLEFFKRIQTVILTAFSTSSSNATLPTALRVTHENLHVPKEINSFVLTVGATANQNGTALYEGVTVLFLAQLAGVDLTISLQLMVVYLAILGGIGTAGVPSGSIPFIIGILFMIGIDPALIAIILGVDRLLDMCRTTLNVVGDITAATFVARSEGHQLLGPSADVGG, encoded by the coding sequence ATGCCAAACAACCCTAACGAATACGAATACGAACTTACGACCGACCTAGATGACGACACGCCCGACAGTCCCTCAGGGATACCTCTCCATACAAAGATCTTTATCGGCTTAGCGGTGGGCGTAGTTGGCGGACTGGCGGTAAATTGGACACTCGGCGGCAAAGACCCTTGGGTCGAGTGGGCAGTAGAGAATTTCACGCGGCCGATCGGCCAGCTTTTTTTGAATCTGCTGCTGATGATCGTGATCCCGCTGGTATTTTCATCGCTGATCGTTGGTGTATCCGGGATCGGCGACATCAGAAAATTAGGGCGGATCGGCGCGAAATCATTTGCGTATACACTGGTGATCTCTGCAATATCCGTCGTGATAGGACTGACATTAGCAAATACTATCAGGCCGGGCGAGAGGATCAGCCCCGAAACTGCTGCTGAATTAAAAGCGGAATTTAGCAGCGGTGCATCAGCCGCAACTGAGGCCCAGCGTAAAGCTGCCGAGGCGTCCAAAGCGGATACTGCGTTGATGCAGGTGGTCAAAACGATAGTTCCAAGCAATATTTTCAATTCGATCTCCGGTGCTAGCCCCAACATGCTGCACATCATGTTCTTCGCCCTACTGATCGGCATTTCCATTACATTGCTTCCAACTGCGGTCTCTTCCCCTTTCGTGGGCGTCATGGAGTCATTGTTTGCGATATCGGCGAAGATAATCGACATCGTAATGAAATTTGCGCCGTATGCCGTAGCCTGCCTGCTGTTCAACAATATCTCACAGTTCGGAACAGACCTCCTGTTATCGCTCGGATGGTTTGTCGCGACAGTACTTTTGGGCCTGTCGATCCACTTCTTCGGTGTTTACTCGATCTCTGTTTGGTTCTTGTCGAGAATAAGCCCTCTCGAATTTTTCAAGCGAATACAAACAGTGATCCTGACCGCATTTTCGACGTCTTCATCAAATGCTACCTTGCCGACCGCGCTTCGCGTCACCCATGAAAACCTGCATGTACCCAAGGAAATAAACAGCTTTGTGCTTACGGTAGGGGCGACAGCAAACCAGAACGGAACCGCACTTTATGAAGGCGTAACAGTACTCTTTCTTGCTCAACTCGCCGGAGTCGACCTTACAATATCGCTGCAGTTGATGGTCGTTTACCTTGCGATCCTAGGCGGCATTGGGACTGCCGGTGTTCCTTCCGGCTCTATTCCATTCATAATAGGGATCCTATTCATGATCGGCATCGATCCTGCTCTTATCGCCATAATCCTCGGCGTTGATCGGCTTTTGGATATGTGCAGGACGACGTTGAACGTGGTCGGCGATATAACAGCCGCGACATTCGTCGCACGAAGCGAAGGACATCAGCTACTCGGGCCTTCAGCAGATGTTGGCGGCTAG
- a CDS encoding histidine phosphatase family protein, protein MKWNLKAALFVMAAVIASGYFGGGVNAQSVNKTIVLVRHSEKDTSPEADKRDPDLSAEGRQRALRLKEIAKRYKPHEIFSTDFKRTRQTAEPIASQRKKEIQLYTVAEQADLVKKIMASDTDHNLVVGHSNTIPNLANLFAGKLIFRELLESEYGVFWVLHFKKGALQRIEVIPY, encoded by the coding sequence ATGAAATGGAACCTGAAGGCAGCATTGTTTGTAATGGCTGCGGTTATAGCGTCGGGGTATTTTGGCGGTGGCGTGAATGCTCAGTCCGTGAACAAGACAATTGTTCTGGTGCGGCACAGTGAAAAGGACACGTCGCCCGAGGCGGATAAACGAGATCCAGACCTTTCGGCGGAAGGCCGGCAGAGGGCATTGCGTTTAAAGGAGATAGCGAAACGTTATAAGCCGCATGAGATATTCTCGACGGATTTCAAGCGGACGCGGCAGACCGCCGAGCCGATAGCCTCCCAGCGAAAAAAGGAGATCCAGTTATACACCGTCGCCGAACAGGCAGATTTGGTCAAGAAGATCATGGCGAGCGATACCGATCACAATCTGGTCGTCGGCCACAGCAATACGATCCCGAATCTTGCAAACCTGTTCGCGGGGAAGCTGATCTTTCGCGAGTTGCTTGAGAGCGAATACGGCGTGTTTTGGGTGCTGCATTTCAAGAAAGGGGCTTTGCAACGGATCGAAGTGATCCCATATTGA